The following proteins are co-located in the Seriola aureovittata isolate HTS-2021-v1 ecotype China chromosome 7, ASM2101889v1, whole genome shotgun sequence genome:
- the pmvk gene encoding phosphomevalonate kinase has product MEARVSQPELILVFSGKRKSGKDYVTALIQDRLGPEVCCVLRLSGPLKQQYAQEHSLDLDQLLGPGLYKEQYRADMIRWGETRRRQDPGFFCRLATKGAWQPVWVVSDARRLTDLQWFWSEFPRQTQSVRVQSSEETRKQRGWSFTAGVDDAESECGLDSGVEFDWIITNEAAAPSLDKQLQPILKLAEEAASSPISDS; this is encoded by the exons ATGGAGGCCCGAGTCTCTCAACCCGAACTGATTCTGGTTTTCAGCGGGAAACGGAAGTCCGGAAAAGATTACGTGACGGCCCTGATCCAGGACCG tttaGGTCCTGAGGTCTGCTGCGTCCTGCGTCTGTCTGGTCCTCTCAAACAGCAGTACGCACAG GAACACAGTCTGGACCTGGACCAGCTGCTGGGCCCGGGTCTTTATAAGGAGCAGTATCGGGCTGATATGATTCGCTGGGGAGAAACTCGACGACGACAGGACCCCGGATTCTTCTGTCGCCTAGCAACGAAAGGGGCATGGCAACCAGTCTGG GTGGTGAGTGACGCACGGAGGCTGACGGACCTTCAGTGGTTCTGGTCGGAGTTCCCTCGACAGACTCAAAGTGTCAGAGTTCAAAGTTCAGAAGAAACCAGGAAACAGAGGGGGTGGAGCTTCACTGCAG gtgtgGATGATGCTGAGTCAGAGTGTGGGTTGGACAGCGGGGTTGAATTTGATTGGATAATCACTAATGAGGCCGCCGCCCCCTCGTTAGACAAGCAGCTGCAACCAATCCTCAAGCTGGCTGAGGAAGCAGCTTCATCACCGATCAGTGACAGCTGA
- the decr1 gene encoding 2,4-dienoyl-CoA reductase, mitochondrial: MIRIKGEQVLNNMAVFPRGAKLFSAMRTSLHRSWLHSSAVLQSGPPQSAFFPPAEGVMLPTGTFKDRVAFITGGGTGLGRAMTTTLSQLGAQCVIASRKLDVLQQTAEEISSQTGNKVHVVQCDVKDPEAVSRCVDQMESLTGLPDVIINNAAGNFVCPSERLSPNGWKSITDIVLNGTAFVTLELGKRLIQSQKGASFLAITTIYAESGSGFVVPSASAKAGVEALYKSLAAEWGRYGHRFNIIQPGPIRTKGAFSRLDPTGAFEKAMIGRIPTGRLGTPSEIANLAAYMSSNYATWMSGAVVRFDGGEYVSMAGEFNELRRVTPDQWKMMEAMIRSTKGS, translated from the exons ATGATCCGGATCAAGGGTGAGCAGGTCTTGAACAACATGGCGGTGTTTCCAAGAGGAGCGAAACTTTTCAGCGCCATGAGAACTTCTCTTCACAGG TCATGGCTCCACAGCTCGGCGGTTCTTCAGTCCGGTCCTCCTCAGTCAGCGTTCTTCCCTCCAGCTGAAGGCGTCATGCTGCCGACAGGAACTTTCAAGGACAGAGTGGCCTTCATCACAGGAGGGGGGACGGGACTGGGCCGAGCCATGACCACCACCCTGTCACAGCTGGGAGCTCAGTGTGTCATCGCaagcag GAAGTTGGACGtcctgcagcagacagctgaGGAGATCAGCAGCCAGACTGGAAACAAG GTCCACGTGGTTCAGTGTGATGTCAAAGATCCTGAGGCCGTCTCTCGCTGTGTCGACCAGATGGAGAGTCTGACAGGACTTCCTgat GTGATCATCAACAACGCAGCAGGAAACTTTGTCTGTCCGTCAGAGCGCCTGTCGCCAAATGGCTGGAAGAGCATCACCGACATTGTCCTGAACGGGACGGCCTTCGTTACTCTGGAGCTTGGCAAGAGACTGATCCAGAGTCAGAAAG GTGCTTCGTTCCTGGCCATCACCACCATCTACGCTGAGTCTGGTTCTGGTTTCGTGGTCCCGAGTGCGTCAGCAAAGGCCGGTGTCGAGGCGCTCTACAA GTCTCTGGCTGCAGAGTGGGGGCGCTATGGCCACAGGTTCAACATCATCCAGCCTGGACCAATAAGAACCAAG ggGGCATTCAGTCGTTTGGACCCAACGGGAGCGTTTGAGAAGGCGATGATCGGTCGGATCCCGACAGGTCGACTAGGAACACCGTCAGAGATCGCAAACCTGGCAGCGTACATGAGCAGCAACTACGCTACCTGGATGTCTGGAGCG gttGTCCGGTTCGATGGAGGAGAATATGTTTCGATGGCAGGCGAGTTCAACGAGCTGCGCAGG